In Helianthus annuus cultivar XRQ/B chromosome 8, HanXRQr2.0-SUNRISE, whole genome shotgun sequence, a single genomic region encodes these proteins:
- the LOC110869795 gene encoding probable helicase MAGATAMA 3, translating into MRTTSHSYNLHNLQNEPFQFLVIDEATQLKEAESTIPLKLPGIMHVVLVGDECQLSAMVTSVMSAKWEFGRSLFGRLSLLGHLKKLLTNQYRMHPSISLFLNHEFYYNQIMDAEYVKSESYEKSYLEGEMFGSYSFIDVADGREEKDDDRRSRTNMVEVAVVVTIVKMLHQEWEKSKNKLTIGVVSLYAAQVLHIREKIARYEDRDGFLIKVKTIDGFQGGKADIIILSTVQSN; encoded by the exons ATGCGTACGACATCCCATTCGTACAATTTGCATAATCTTCAGAATGAACCTTTTCAATTCTTGGTCATAGATGAAGCAACACAGCTTAAAGAGGCCGAATCCACCATTCCCCTAAAACTCCCTGGAATAATGCATGTTGTTCTTGTTGGTGACGAGTGCCAATTATCTGCGATGGTAACAAGCGTT ATGTCAGCTAAGTGGGAATTTGGGAGAAGCTTGTTTGGCCGATTGAGTTTATTAGGGCATCTGAAGAAGTTGTTGACTAACCAGTACCGAATGCATCCTTCGATTAGTCTCTTCCTGAACCATGAATTTTATTATAATCAGATCATGGATGCAGAATATGTTAAAAGTGAAAGTTATGAAAAAAGTTATCTAGAAGGAGAAATGTTTGGCTCGTATTCATTTATAGATGTTGCTGATGGGAGAGAAGAGAAGGATGATGATCGACGAAGCCGAACGAATATGGTTGAGGTGGCTGTTGTGGTTACCATTGTCAAAATGCTCCATCAAG AATGGGAGAAATCCAAAAATAAGCTTACTATTGGTGTGGTATCTCTCTATGCGGCCCAAGTTCTTCACATTCGGGAAAAGATAGCTCGGTACGAGGATCGTGATGGATTTTTAATCAAGGTGAAAACAATTGATGGATTTCAAGGTGGGAAAGCAGATATCATTATCTTATCAACGGTGCAATCTAATTAA
- the LOC110869794 gene encoding pre-mRNA-splicing factor CWC22 homolog: MASPAFTQVYAALVAVVNTKFPQVGELLLRMITLRLRRAYKRNDKHQLVAAAKFIAHLVNQQVAHELIALELLTLLLENPTEDGVEVAVAFVAECGSVLQDLSPKGLHGIFERFRGILHEGAIDKRVQFLIEGLFALRKAKFQGHPAVRPELDLVELEDQITHQASLLDEMNAEDELVVFKLDPDFLENEKRYEDLKKTILGDEADGGDDDESSQKEEEEDGEQMRIADETETDLVNLRRSIYLTIMSSVDFEEAGHKLLQIKLGPGQEMELCTMLLECASQEKTYRRYYGLLGQKLCMINRVYQDKFEECFVQQYSMVHRLETNKLHNVAMFFAHLLGTDALPWHVLAYIWSCRNILEFSG; this comes from the exons ATGGCCTCTCCTGCTTTCACACAAGTCTACGCAGCTCTGGTTGCTGTTGTAAACACCAAATTCCCTCAAGTGGGTGAGCTTTTGTTGAGAATGATAACTTTGCGGCTTCGAAGAGCGTATAAGAGAAACGACAAG CATCAATTGGTTGCTGCCGCCAAGTTTATAGCTCATTTGGTTAACCAGCAGGTTGCTCATGAGCTTATTGCTCTCGAGCTTCTCACACTTCTCTTAGAAAATCCAACTGAAGACGGAGTTGAGGTTGCTGTTGCTTTTGTTGCTGAATGCGGTTCGGTACTCCAGGATCTATCTCCTAAAGGCTTGCATG GTATTTTTGAGCGCTTCCGTGGAATTCTTCACGAGGGAGCGATTGATAAAAGGGTACAGTTCTTGATTGAAGGCCTCTTTGCCTTAAGGAAGGCCAAGTTCCAG GGCCATCCCGCTGTCCGTCCAGAGTTGGACCTTGTTGAGTTGGAAGATCAAATCACACACCAAGCATCTCTTCTTGATGAGATGAATGCAGAGGATGAGTTAG TTGTTTTCAAGTTGGATCCTGATTTTCTGGAGAACGAGAAGCGGTATGAAGATTTGAAAAAAACCATTCTTGGCGATGAAGCAGATGGCGGTGATGACGACGAATCTTCACAGAAAGAGGAGGAGGAGGATGGGGAACAGATGAGGATAGCAGATGAAACCGAAACAGATCTGGTTAACCTTCGAAGAAGTATCTACCTTACCATTATGTCGAGTGTTGATTTTGAGGAAGCTGGTCATAAGCTCCTCCAAATCAAACTCGGGCCTGGACAAGAG ATGGAGCTGTGCACAATGTTGTTGGAGTGTGCTAGTCAGGAGAAAACGTACCGGCGTTACTATGGGCTTTTGGGCCAGAAGCTTTGCATGATCAACAGAGTCTACCAAGACAAGTTTGAGGAATGTTTTGTTCAGCAGTACTCCATGGTCCATAGGCTTGAGACAAACAAGCTGCATAACGTGGCCATGTTTTTTGCGCATCTGCTTGGGACCGATGCTCTGCCGTGGCATGTTTTGGCATATATCTG GAGCTGTCGGAACATCTTGGAGTTCAGCGGTTGA